CCAACCCTACCCTAGCCAGTGGAAAATCATCCCTATATGATAATGATGCCTGTTCAGACAACGAGATAACTTAAGATATGTCCTATACGCAGCCCCCTTCCCGTTCAACCAGCGGCATTCACTATTTCGCCGAGGGCTGGCGCCTGATTTCGCGCCCGGGGATTAAACGTTATGTGGTCCTGCCGTTGCTGGTCAACGTGCTGCTGATGGGGTCCGCTTTCTGGTGGCTGTTCAGCCGGCTCGGCGACTGGATCCCGGCGATGATGAGCCACGTTCCCGACTGGCTGCAATGGTTGAGCTACCTGCTGTGGCCGCTGGCGGTCATTTCGGTGCTGCTGGTGTTCAGCTATCTGTTCAGCACCATCACCAACCTGATCGCCGCGCCGTTCTGCGGCCTGCTGGCCGAGCAGCTCGAAGGTAGCCTGACCGGCAAACCGCTGCCGGATACCGGCCTGCTCGGCATCGCCAAAGATTTGCCGCGCATCATGGCGCGCGAATGGCGCAAGCTGATGTATTACCTGCCGCGCGCGCTGTTGCTGCTGGCGCTCTACTTCGTGCCCGGCATCGGCCAGACGGTGGCGCCGGTGCTGTGGTTCCTGTTCAGCGCCTGGATGCTGGCGATCCAGTATTGCGACTACCCGTTCGACAACCACAAGGTGAGCTTTGCCGACATGCGGCGCGCCCTGCGCCAACACAAAACCGACAACCTGCAGTTCGGCGCGTTGGTCAGCCTGTTCACCATGATCCCGATCCTCAATCTGGTTATCCTGCCGGTCGCCGTCTGCGGTGCCACCGCGATGTGGGTCGATCGCTACCGCTCGCAATTCGTCCGATAACCGCCGTTTTTTACCGCCGATAGCGCGGGAATTTTCGACAGGGCGCGCATTTCGCGCCCTTATCATTGTGCTTAAAACTTATTTCCTAATAACATATAGATATACCAATTCTTTACTTCCCTGCCGGTACTGTTAGCGTATGCTTTCGATGTTCCCCACATTTTCATAGAGTTAAAGGACGGGCTATGAGCAAGATATATGAAGACAACTCATTAACAATCGGCCATACGCCGCTGGTTCGTCTGAACCGTATCGGCAACGGACGCATTTTGGCCAAGGTTGAATCACGCAACCCGAGCTTCAGCGTCAAATGCCGCATCGGTGCCAATATGATTTGGGATGCGGAACAACGCGGCGTGCTGACCGCCGGCAAAGAGCTGGTGGAACCGACCAGCGGCAACACCGGCATCGCGCTGGCCTTCGTGGCCGCCGCACGCGGTTACAAGCTGACGCTGACCATGCCGGAAACCATGAGCATCGAGCGCCGCAAGCTGCTCAAGGCGCTGGGCGCCAATCTGGTGCTGACCGAAGGGGCGAAAGGCATGAAAGGCGCCATCGCCAAAGCGGAAGAAATCGTCGCCACCGACCCGAACCGTTACCTGATCCTGCAACAGTTCAGCAACCCGGCCAACCCGGCGATCCATGAAAAAACCACCGGCCCGGAAATCTGGGAAGACACCGACGGTGAAGTCGACGTGTTTATCTCCGGCGTCGGCACCGGCGGCACGCTGACCGGCGTCAGCCGCTACATCAAGAACACCCAAGGCAAGGCTATCACCACCGTGGCGGTCGAGCCGACCGACTCACCGGTCATCAGCCAGGCGCTGGCCGGTGAAGAACTGAAACCGGGCCCGCACAAGATCCAGGGCATCGGCGCCGGCTTCATTCCGGGCAACCTCGATCTTGATCTGGTGGATCGCGTCGAGAAAGTCTCCAACGACGAAGCCATCAGCATGGCGCGCCGTCTGATGGATGAAGAAGGCATCCTGGCGGGCATCTCCTCCGGCGCGGCGGTCGCGGCGGCGGTGAAACTGGCCGAAGAACCGGCGTTCGCCGACAAAACCATCGTGGTGATCCTGCCCTCTTCCGGCGAACGTTACCTGAGCACCGCGCTGTTTGCCGATCTGTTCACCGAGCAGGAATTGCAGCAGTAATTCTGCCACTGCACAAATCGCTAAAAAAGCACCCTGCGGGGTGCTTTTTTGTGGACTGGATCAAACTTTATAGCAGTCCAAGATTGCTTTTGCCCGTCGGCTTTAGTATTTAACGGTGCATTATTTCGATGCGCAAAATTAATCACCCCCCGAGCCCGGTCAAGGCTGAATCGATTTACTCATCTGTCGCCGACGCGTCGAATCGGGCATAATGGGGAGCGGATTGGAACGACGTCAAAAGCCGAGTTTTTTGATCTGAAGTGCCTAACGCGTCGTTTTCTGTTGCATCAACGTTCGCCCCTGTCCATAGTCAGGCGCTATAACCAGACAAGCTAAAGTCAGGCCCCTGGGCTAAACTTTAGCTCCACAACATTAATCCAATAAGTTGGGGAAACATCAATGTTCCAGCAAGAAGTTACTATTACCGCTCCGAATGGTCTGCATACTCGCCCTGCCGCTCAGTTCGTTAAAGAAGCCAAAGGCTTCACGTCTGACATCACCGTAACCTCCAACGGCAAAAGCGCCAGCGCCAAAAGCCTGTTCAAACTGCAAACTCTGGGGCTGACTCAAGGGACCGTAGTGACCATCTCCGCTGAAGGTGAAGACGAGCAGAAAGCCGTTGAGCACTTGGTAAAACTGATGGCAGAGCTTGAGTAATCGGCCCGTCTTTTTAGTTAACACCAGTCAAGAGTAAGGTAGGGTTATGATTTCAGGCATTTTAGTATCACCGGGCATCGCTTTTGGTAAGGCTCTCTTGCTGAAAGAAGACGACATCGTCATCAACCGGAAGAAAATCTCTGCTGATCAAGTAGAGCAGGAAGTCTCGCGTTTTCTGGCCGGCCGCGCAAAAGCGTCCGAACAGCTGGAAGCGATCAAGACCAAAGCTGGCGAAACCTTCGGCGAAGAGAAGGAAGCTATCTTCGAAGGCCACATCATGTTGCTGGAAGACGAAGAGCTTGAGCAGGAAATCATAGCCCTAATCAAAGACGATCTGGCCTCCGCAGACGCCGCCGCCTACACCGTGATCGAAGGTCAGGCGAAAGCGCTGGAAGAGCTGGACGACGAATACCTGAAAGAACGCGCCGCCGACGTGCGCGACATCGGTAAGCGCCTGCTGCAGAACATCCTGGGCATGCCGATCGTCGATCTGGGCTCCATTCAGGACGAAGTGATCCTGGTGGCCACCGATCTGACCCCGTCCGAGACCGCACAGCTGAACCTGGACAAAGTGCTGGGCTTCATTACCGATCTCGGCGGCCGGACTTCCCACACCTCTATCATGGCGCGCTCCCTGGAGCTGCCGGCGATCGTCGGTACCAGCGACGTGACCAAGCAGGTGAAAAACGACGATTACCTGATTCTGGATGCGGTTAACAACAAAATTTACGTTAACCCGACCGCTGACGTTATCGATCAGCTGAAAGCCGCCCAGAACCAATACATCACCGAGAAAAACGATCTGGCCAAGCTGAAGGACCTGCCGGCGATTACGCTGGACGGCCATCAGGTTGAAGTCTGCGCCAACATCGGCACCGTGCGCGACGTCGCGGGTGCAGAGCGCAACGGCGCGGAAGGCGTCGGCCTGTATCGTACCGAATTCCTGTTCATGGACCGCGACTCGCTGCCGACCGAAGACGAGCAGTTCCAGGCTTATAAAGCCGTGGCGGAAGCCATGGGCTCGCAGGCCGTGATCGTCCGCACCATGGACATTGGCGGCGACAAAGACCTGCCGTACATGAACCTGCCGAAGGAAGAGAACCCGTTCCTCGGCTGGCGTGCCATCCGCATCGCGATGGACCGCCGCGAAATCCTGCACGCCCAGCTGCGCGCCATCCTGCGCGCCTCGGCGTTCGGCAAACTGCGCATCATGTTCCCGATGATCATCTCCGTGGAAGAAGTGCGCGATCTGAAAGGTGAAATCGAGACGCTGAAGGCGCAGCTGCGCGAAGAAGGCAAGGCGTTTGACGAGAGCATCGAAGTGGGCGTGATGGTGGAAACACCGGCTGCGGCGGTCATCGCTCACCACCTGGCGAAAGAAGTCGACTTCTTTAGTATTGGGACAAACGATCTAACCCAGTATACTCTGGCGGTAGATCGCGGCAACGAGCTGATTTCTCATCTCTATAACCCGATGTCCCCATCAGTGCTTGGCCTGATCAAACAGGTTATTGATGCATCTCACGCGGAAGGCAAGTGGACCGGCATGTGCGGCGAACTGGCTGGCGATGAGCGTGCTACACTGTTGTTATTGGGCATGGGGCTGGATGAGTTCAGCATGAGTGCGATTTCAATCCCGCGCATCAAGAAAATTATTCGCAACACGAATTTCGAAGATGTGAAGGCGTTGGCAGCGCAGGCCTTGGCACAGCCAACGGCACAAGACCTGATGAATTGCGTCAATAAATTCATCGAAGAAAAAACGCTCTGCTAAACTTCCACGACA
The sequence above is drawn from the Serratia sp. FDAARGOS_506 genome and encodes:
- the cysK gene encoding cysteine synthase A; translation: MSKIYEDNSLTIGHTPLVRLNRIGNGRILAKVESRNPSFSVKCRIGANMIWDAEQRGVLTAGKELVEPTSGNTGIALAFVAAARGYKLTLTMPETMSIERRKLLKALGANLVLTEGAKGMKGAIAKAEEIVATDPNRYLILQQFSNPANPAIHEKTTGPEIWEDTDGEVDVFISGVGTGGTLTGVSRYIKNTQGKAITTVAVEPTDSPVISQALAGEELKPGPHKIQGIGAGFIPGNLDLDLVDRVEKVSNDEAISMARRLMDEEGILAGISSGAAVAAAVKLAEEPAFADKTIVVILPSSGERYLSTALFADLFTEQELQQ
- the ptsI gene encoding phosphoenolpyruvate-protein phosphotransferase PtsI, whose translation is MISGILVSPGIAFGKALLLKEDDIVINRKKISADQVEQEVSRFLAGRAKASEQLEAIKTKAGETFGEEKEAIFEGHIMLLEDEELEQEIIALIKDDLASADAAAYTVIEGQAKALEELDDEYLKERAADVRDIGKRLLQNILGMPIVDLGSIQDEVILVATDLTPSETAQLNLDKVLGFITDLGGRTSHTSIMARSLELPAIVGTSDVTKQVKNDDYLILDAVNNKIYVNPTADVIDQLKAAQNQYITEKNDLAKLKDLPAITLDGHQVEVCANIGTVRDVAGAERNGAEGVGLYRTEFLFMDRDSLPTEDEQFQAYKAVAEAMGSQAVIVRTMDIGGDKDLPYMNLPKEENPFLGWRAIRIAMDRREILHAQLRAILRASAFGKLRIMFPMIISVEEVRDLKGEIETLKAQLREEGKAFDESIEVGVMVETPAAAVIAHHLAKEVDFFSIGTNDLTQYTLAVDRGNELISHLYNPMSPSVLGLIKQVIDASHAEGKWTGMCGELAGDERATLLLLGMGLDEFSMSAISIPRIKKIIRNTNFEDVKALAAQALAQPTAQDLMNCVNKFIEEKTLC
- the cysZ gene encoding sulfate transporter CysZ yields the protein MSYTQPPSRSTSGIHYFAEGWRLISRPGIKRYVVLPLLVNVLLMGSAFWWLFSRLGDWIPAMMSHVPDWLQWLSYLLWPLAVISVLLVFSYLFSTITNLIAAPFCGLLAEQLEGSLTGKPLPDTGLLGIAKDLPRIMAREWRKLMYYLPRALLLLALYFVPGIGQTVAPVLWFLFSAWMLAIQYCDYPFDNHKVSFADMRRALRQHKTDNLQFGALVSLFTMIPILNLVILPVAVCGATAMWVDRYRSQFVR
- the ptsH gene encoding phosphocarrier protein Hpr, with amino-acid sequence MFQQEVTITAPNGLHTRPAAQFVKEAKGFTSDITVTSNGKSASAKSLFKLQTLGLTQGTVVTISAEGEDEQKAVEHLVKLMAELE